The genomic region TTAATGACTATATGCCCTATGGTGGTTCTAAAGTAGTTCCCACCTGCTTACGAAATCATCAGATGCTTGAAGAGATGAGAAAAGGTAGAGGACCTATCTATATGGATACACCTACAGCAATGAAAGAGTTGTTTGCCAAATATAACAATGAACCAAAGAAATGTCGAGAACTTGAATCAGAGGCATGGGAGGATTTCCTCGATATGTGTATTGGTCAGGCGGGATTCTGGGCAGGAATGAATATTGCCCCAGAAACAAATATGTCTGAACTGATGCCTACAGAACCATATCTCTTAGGTTCACACTCAGGCTGCAGTGGAATTTGGGTTAGTGGTCCGGAGGATATTGCTCCCGCAGAATGGCAATGGGGTTACAATCGGATGACTACGGTGCAAGGGTTATTCACAGCTGGCGACGGCGTCGGTGCATCAGGTCATAAATTCTCCTCTGGCTCTCATTGTGAAGGTAGAATCGCAGGTAAAGCCGCTATTAAATTTATCCTCGACAATAAAGATTTTACACCAACGGTGACTCAGGATAAAAAAGAACTGGCGGATGAAATCTACCTGCCGTTCATTAACTATGAGAATCATAAAGGATATTCTGTTGACCCTGATGTCAACCCACATTACATTAAACCGAAAATGTTAATGTTTCGTCTGAATAAGATTATGGATGAGTACGGTGGTGGTTGCCAAACTCACTATATTACTAACAAAGTTATGCTGGAAACGGCACTGAACCTTCTTGAAATGCTTAAAGAAGATTCTAAAAAGATGGCCGCTAAAGACCTGCATGAATTGATGAGATGCTGGGAAAATTATCATCGTATCTGGACCGCAGAGATTCATCTGCGACATATCCTGTTTAGAGAAGAAAGCCGATATCCAGGATTCTATTATCGGTCAGATTTTAATCTGATTAATGATAATGACTGGAAATGTTTTGTCAACTCGAAATACGACCCAAAGACAGCACAATGGGAGATATTCAAAAAGGCACATA from bacterium harbors:
- the aprA gene encoding adenylyl-sulfate reductase subunit alpha; protein product: MSVVTAGTSHFCKDPQIVEVNTDLLIVGGGMAACGAAFEVKRWAPEGMKITLVDKAALERSGAVAQGLSAINTYLGENTPEDYVRMVSNDLMGVVRDDLIYDVGRHVDDTVHRYEEWGLPIWKEHGSEGIPLEKGGKPVRTGKWQIMINGESYKTIVAEAAKSSLGMENIYERVFIVKLLLDEKEQNRIAGAVGFSVRENKIYIFRAKAILMACGGAVNIFKPRQSTAEGMGRAWYPIWNAGSTYTMAAQVGAELTMMENRFVPCRFKDGAGPVGAWFLLFKAKALNAMGEDYTVRNKDLLNDYMPYGGSKVVPTCLRNHQMLEEMRKGRGPIYMDTPTAMKELFAKYNNEPKKCRELESEAWEDFLDMCIGQAGFWAGMNIAPETNMSELMPTEPYLLGSHSGCSGIWVSGPEDIAPAEWQWGYNRMTTVQGLFTAGDGVGASGHKFSSGSHCEGRIAGKAAIKFILDNKDFTPTVTQDKKELADEIYLPFINYENHKGYSVDPDVNPHYIKPKMLMFRLNKIMDEYGGGCQTHYITNKVMLETALNLLEMLKEDSKKMAAKDLHELMRCWENYHRIWTAEIHLRHILFREESRYPGFYYRSDFNLINDNDWKCFVNSKYDPKTAQWEIFKKAHKDLVPK